A stretch of DNA from Lycium ferocissimum isolate CSIRO_LF1 chromosome 4, AGI_CSIRO_Lferr_CH_V1, whole genome shotgun sequence:
AAGTCCAGATATTCGCTCGAGTTTAAGTTCTATGCATTGATAGGATTAGATGCGTAAAAATTTACACAATCCGGTCATTTTACATAGTTATAGGTAAACTTTTTATAATTAGAATTGATTGgaaacttgaaaaaataatgaattacCTATATGTTAATCATCATTAATCCTATTTAATGACGAATTATCAGAAAAGTAATTAGCAATGGACTACGTAACGACAGATTAGCAACAAATTTTGTAACTaatctcccttttttttcttttttcttgtagtgtcaTGCTATTAATTGCGTAACtcttgttattatatatagtgcAGAACAAATTATTAAATTGTTATTATGCAATAACTTAATCCATTCGACTCCAACTATTACAGGAAGTATTTAACTATCATGGATATATCACTACCTTTTAATCATGCAatgcatatttttcatatagGTGCTCACACTATAGGCAAAGCACAATGCTCAACATTCCGAAAACGTGTGTACAACGAAACAAACCTTGATTCAACCCTGGCTACATCGTTGAAATCAAACTGTCCTAGTACAGGCGGAGACGACACCGTTTCATCACTTGATGTAACCACCCCTTCATTATTCGACAACCATTTTTACAAGAACTTGGTGGACAATAAAGGGGTTCTTCACTCAGACCAACAACTATTTAGCGGCGGTTCTACAGACTCTCAGGTCAAAACTTATAGTACTCATCCAGTAACATTTCATGAAGATTTTGCAAGTGCTATTgtcaaaatgggaaatttaaGCCCACTTACTGGAAGTAATGGTCAGATTCGGAGCAATTGCAGGAAAataaactaattaattaatcagGGTGCACCTATATAAGTTGTGGTAGTAGCAATGTTTAAGTAACTGTCAGTGAACTCAAGTTTGTAACGTGTTTGTATTTTGTTCTAAGTTTGTAACGTGTTTGTATTTTGTTCTAAGAAGAACAACTGTTTGCGTGAATAAAAACTTTAATTTCCAAttgtgtttatttattttattttattttattattgcaTAGGGGgcaggggaaggggaaatgagAAGGGAATTACAACGTGGGTTAATTCACCCTCACCAAAAGAATAAAGGTATTTATTGACCAATTGTGTTTATTATAGTACTGTTATTGgcaaacatttcttttttttttttttgcattttccctttttttatttttcttgaatttattgtGTTTAAATATTTGATAACCATTATTACAAgaacttggccaaacactttcttttttttttttttttttgcagattTTGCACCACCTATAAATTTAAATGGAACTAATGTCCAGATTTATCAACTTATTAATTATGAGTTTATTATACACAGCCAATTCACctatatgaattgtttaaatatTTGATAACCATTATGTTTTAAGAACTTGGTGACCATAAAGACATTAATTTCCAGTTGTGTTTATTACAACTATTTAggccatcattttttttttttttttgtgaaaactTGTTAGTTTAGTAAAGATCTTCTTTTACCTATAACATTTATGAACTATTTAGACTACCCTATAAATTTAAACCCGCTTATTACAAGAATTTgttagaaaatattattttctatttaatatctcaaaaataaacttattaatttttattggctttaatacaaaagaaatatCTTTATTCTTTTACTAGCCATTAATCACCTATATGATTATATAATTATTCTTGAATTCGTTTTCTGAGttgcaaaatttttaaattaaatccgTCATTTGGGTTATGATCTGTCTGTATTATTGTTTTAAGAACAAATGTTTgctatataataatatataatataaatttccAGTTGTGTTTATTTGAGTAGGAAAAACGTATACTCGCATTTTGTAGTCTTGGGTtttacatcatttttttttttgtgaaataatTTGTTAGTTTAGTAAAAgatcttctttttatttctcttgcaaTTTATGAACTATTTAGACTACGGTCTAATTATTCCATAACCATTATTACAAGAAGAAAAGTCCCTACACGCGTGTTCGTGATGAAGATTTTTAAAGTATTTCCAACGAACGAACAATAAAGGAGTGAAATAAAGGGGTTCTTCACTACAACCAACAACTCTTTAGCGGTGGTTTTATGGATTCTCAGGTcaaatcttatagtatgcaaCATTTGATGCAAATTTTGCAAGTGCTATagtgaaaatggggaatttaaGCCCAATGGCCAGATTCGTACCAATTGCAGGAAAATCAATTACTTAATTGATTATTCAGCGGGGACTTAAATAACTGTTTGCGAGAATGAAGACTTTAATTTGAAGTAATCGCTCGGTTTTCCCTttaaatggactggtctttaatgttTTCCCTTCAactgggctggtctttaattttgccccttcaaaatcaaacttatgcctaAGGGGGAACTAACATAatttgtggatattatgatgtgtaaCTTATGCCCctctaggcataagttcgattttgaagacaaaaaattaaagaccagcccatttgaagggcaaaaattaaagaccagcacaaaatagggggAAATGCAAATGACCCCTTTGATTTCCAATTGTGTTTATTATAGTACTCCCGCCTTATTGGGCATcaactttttttctctcttccttgTACTTATTACAATGAGTTAATAGCACTTTTGATCCTTCAATTGttgataaattttaattttcgtTCCTATGATATTTGACTAAATTTTATTCTATAAATAGTCAAATATAACATATTCTCTACATGAAGGAACCAAAAAtgcacattttaattaattgaagttTAGATATGTTGAATCATACATATCACAAGGATCAAAAACAGATTTTTTCAATAACTTAGAGACCAAAAGAACTATTATCTCcctattaaaattttaaagccCACTGGAAAATGTTGTTCAAGCTGGTTaccaattcaattcaaaagGTAAAGGAAATACTATTATTTTTTGACTATTTAAAGTTAAGGGGTTAGGTgaaatttactttttaaaagGATTATCATATTATCATTCATTCCGTTTCAAAAGCTGGTAagctttttaattaattgaatttatcAATGACGAAAAGTCAGATTGAATCAGTTGACAACCAACATCTTGAGATTGAAGAACTATATAAATAATCTTGatacagaaagaaaaaataaagatgacTCCCCCCTGAATCAACACATATAATGTGTACGTCTACGCTGTTCTTCTGCTATTCATCTAAGTTGACTCACAATTGAAACAATTTGAATTCAATGGCCTATTTCAAGACAAAATAGGTACCATAATTAATGACTGCATTGAAACTAATTAATGACCCATGTGATGGATTAATATTTGAATAGTGTCATCCTAATTTAAAATTGTTCAAAGATTATTTTGATGGAATTTACTTATAGTAGgattatcatcatattatcattcATTCCGTTTCAAAAGCTGGTAACCTTCTGATTGATGTCCTTAAGATTGTATCAAAAGTGacgaaaattattttttttttgtacttttatgttataaaccaaaaaataaaatagtacttgttaaaattgaaaaaattgattttcatatttcattaattaaaaattgaagtgACTTgatataaagaattaaaatctaaggaacatatgcatttaaaattaattaaaaatttaaatatttcaagtttgacgtaagaattCCACAATGGTAGGTTGTTTAGTAAATTTCAGcctcttagtgataatataacgcttgaattgatgaagagttttgtccaaactttcaaagaaaaaggaactcaatagcttttccttgaagattaccataaatattttaatattttatttttatacatgatatatttcttacaaaatattattacacaatatttgacCCAtgtgatggattaattttacaaagagtgtatcGCTATAATTTAATGCCAAATTGTTCAAAGattaaaatataacatgaaaaatcggtaTAAAATCATATCGTTATATACTAACTACTATTATTCTATGGCAATTGTAGAGGTTTGTATAATACAATTGCAGCATTCTTGACTGATCCAACTTTAATTCGACTTAGATGAACTTACAGCAGTATTAAAATCTATCATGTTGATTTTACGAGAATAAGATCTCAGTTCttagaaggaaataaaaaagatCTCTGAGTATTTTCTCGTATTTCCAATAAAGTTCGTTTAAGAAGACAATCATTGAGTATTAATAGGAAGAGATATACAAATTAGTGGATGAATAATATTTAGATTCATATAATTAGCTCTAACTAGTTTGAGGAGTTAATTCCCTGGATGGTCACTCAAGTTTAAGGAATTTCCTACAAAAGTCATTTTTGTTTCATTTGGGACAATAAAGTCACTTAAGTATCACTACTTTCCTCTAAAAGTACCTAAACACCTCAAAGTCTCATTCTCAACTAGTTGGCATGCCACATCATTAGAGCcccatattttttaaataatagatttgtttaacttatcaaactcatttaattaaattcatattttatatccAATCAAATATGACTTGTTAACAATTAGCATGCAATCTAAATGAAttagaattaaaagatgaattatttaaatctataaataagttttaaaataaaaataaaatgaatttgaGTTACTTTAGAGCTTTAGTTTATATTTTGCTAGACATTAACATGACAAGTCGGAATATCTAtatcataacatgaaataaattaagaatatattatatttctgAGAAATAAAATGATCTCGATGGTATGGAATGGAGATGCCAAAAATTATACActacaaaaataaataactaaaaataaagcagaagaaattttcacttttattttttaaaatatacgattttattagattttttaaaagttaaaatcttAATTAGTCTTTGTGTTATCTATGTAATTCATTTTAATGTGGAAAGAATATGAAGTTTAATGTGGAAAAATATGCTATTTAAAAAAAGttgaatttgaatagaaaaagaattaaattacttgaattttaatttaaattgaaagataatatatttgaaataatttaaagaaaatttagaTTTGAAATAGTCTTAATAGAAAGTATGGTTtgattcttttgttttttaacCATGTCATATTTAATtgggtataaaatatgaatttgataaatagtttgatgagttaaatatgttattattaaaatttaaaaaaatggggcTTTAGAACCAATAGCTTTTCCTTGATGATTACCAgtgtttaaatattttaatatttcttttgatacatgatatattttaagaaataaaaaatattttttgaacaatatttaaaacaaGCCTTATATTTGTGGTGAATCATCTACAAAAGTTTAAATTATTTCTATATAGAAAGAGACAATCTTTTTGGTATAGAAAGGAAAACTTTTTTGGGAAAGTGGTGATACGAGTGAATCGGTGTCCTCTATGAAATAAAAGTATAAAAATTTTCTAAACTTAGATGACCATTCAAGAAATTAACTCCTAGTTTGAGATTATGGGTCACATTCTTGTCAagagattatttctttctttattggcataatttctttctttcttgtacTGATCCAATTTAGAAATTCGACTAGAGTAgatgaacttatatatatacagagaAAACCCAACCATGTATTAAAATCTAAGACAATTGCTCGTTTTAATTGAGAATAAGATCCTCAGTTCTTAGACTTTTTAgacttttattttataaaataagatCTTTGAGTATTTTCCCGTATTTCTAATAAAGTTCGTTTAAATAATCAAGATTaattaattacatttttttctAGGATttaattatatacacaaattagtGGATGAATAATATTCATAGATTCATATAATTCCAGCTCTAACTTCTTTGATAGATTTTTGTGGGAAATGTTAAAAATTTTGTCCAGAGAAATTTTCTTCATAATCTtttacaattaaatttttttacatCTTGTGATTTTAGAAATGTCAATAGAGTGGCTAGCCTATGATTCATTGAACCATCCTACTCtattgaaggtttaatgataCCCCCTCGTTAATTGTTCATCCAACTAAAGTTTTAATTACCTACTACTCAATACCCAATGTTAACTTAAAGTATTTAAATAATTAGTGTGAAAGACAATTGCTTCCGTTTTAATTGACTCCATAACTAACAAATAATTATATGCTATGGTAAGTTGCTTAGGAAAATGTGCTTTTGAGATTCTTTTCATCGTTACTACAAATCAAAACTCAAACATGAAAATTCTAATTAACGTTATAAGCTAATAGGGCTTTAATTTAGAAGcctaaataatttatttatggtCACTACTTTGTCTTGACATCAAAAAAGATTTTCATTTGCTTAAGGAATCTCTCGAGAGTTGCAAAATTGTTATGTTTAAATTAGCGGTTCTATTATTCTTCCTTTTAACTTTTTATCATCATTCGTTAGATGAGAAGATTAGTTCAATTTGCATCATGTGTCTTAATAtggaaattagaaaaagaaaaaaagtaataaCCACGTATAGCGAAGAACCAATTAAAGTTACATCATCCATCAAAGCAAGTAAGGTACAAACTTAACAGAACTAGAAATACAATGTGTATATGTGGATGAAGTAAATTATTAGAGTTTAAGTAACATATATCGATCTTGTAAAGAAATTTGACATTTTCAATGTACTTTTCTTTAACTACTTATAGTTCGATATTACTCCATTTTTCAAGTTACAGTATCATACTTAAGAAAGGAGGAAGCTATTCTACATTTTCTCTCTTCCATATACGACTATATGGatacaacataatacaatatGCTAGACCTTTTATTAGCTTTATTTAAAGGCATGACTAGCTTCTCACACGTGCAatgacttatttttcttttatatcgTAGTTTTCTATGGATCAAGATATTTCAAAAAaagatttcaaaaatatttcttttgtttttaaacTCTACAATCTTGTTCGGTTTTATTTGAAAGTTATTGATTAAACTTATCGGTTATCGGTTTGTAGACATGTTAAACCGTTAAAGAACGTTTAATTGGTTAATTTTTTGTATCGGTTCGGTTATCCGTTTAACCGTTAAGATATCacacaaaaaaatttcaagaacaaagaaCCCATTTTAACGAGATGCAAAATGAATAAAGTAGCTAAAAGAAAGTGCTCCGATTTTAAAAATGTACCATCAATAAATCAATTCACAACTCACAAGGTACTATTAGCCTCTTTGGTAAGCAAGAACTTGGTGGCAAGGATGTGGATCGATTTCGATCAATTGGAGCCATCCAAAAAGATTACTCaaatcataaattaaaaaaaaaaaaaaaatctttcttttgttcttaaactCTACACCCCCTCAAACATCTTaacataaattaggacggatGTAATCATTACACCAAAAGAGGCTTTTAGTggcaatatatttttctttttatatatggaATAGTTAttgtaattaaaaatatttatcaagaATTGGTTAATGCCGTTAGATCAAAGTGGTCGAACAGCCTTTAACCGATACATTTATTGTTAGGAACTAAAGTTTGGTATTCTTAACTCGAATAATTAATTCTAGAATATAATTAGCTGCAATTAAATTATTGCCGCAAATTAATTGCCGctaaaagcatattttgttgtagtgaaTACATTAGGAGTACAATTTTGTTTACATTATCAATataatttactttttttcttttaatcaatTATTTGGCTTTATTCAATGTTACTAATGCTTGTTAAATAGACTAGAAGTCCTTTTCTAATATGAATTGAGAAATGACTTCCCCCAAATAAAACAAAGGGCTATGCTTGCATGTTTGGAAATTACTTGTAAGAACAATCACTTCTAGATACAaaacaagcaagaaaatatgCATGTCTAATTGTCCATCACAAAAGTTATGCAAATAAGATACTTCATCATCATCTCTCTAGCTGTAATTGTCATAGTTGGAGATACAaaatggtatgtatatataataatgcTCTTATCAGTGACAAATTAGGAAAAATATGTAAACTAAAACTCTCCAAATGTCTTTGCTTCGTTCCTTCTCCCACCCCCACATCAGCACTAAAATCAATACTATCTgtgtttcattttatgtgacacTATTACTGATCAAAATACGATAGGCTATTGTTGGTAATGGCGCTAAAATTTGCCACACTAGAAGAAGGTGTGTACAAATTAGATGAAGCTGACGAAgcagaagaagaggaggaggaaaCCACCACCACGGACggtggtggtggaggtggcGGTGGAGTAGGAGGAGCTTGGGGCAGCTCAGGTGCCACTGAAGTGGAAATAGATGCAATAAGACTATTGGCAGCTTCTCTATATTTGTATCTCAGAATTTCAGCCCTAATTGCATTATGCTCAGCTTGTAAATTCTGAAGTTGTTGTTGCAAAGCTGAAATTGCACCCATGCATCCGTAGACAGGATCCCTTAGCCTCACATTTGCTTCATATACCAAACTATTTGCTGCATCCGCTCTTTGACCCACTGGCACCTCCTAATCAATTTTttcaccacaaaaaaaaaaataaagaaagaaaataagccAAAACTTGGAAAACGGGTTagagaaaaaggaggaaaaagatAAACGGTAATAGAATCAATACTGTGTTCACAATATCAGAACTCAGTGTTTCAAAGTCGAACTCTATACACATCGAAAGAAATGAATATTCTGGATCGATCACTCTGATATATATGACTAaatacttgttttttttttctgtcaatggttaaacttttttttttttcctgtcaATGGTTAAACTGGGGTTTGAATTATCTTATGCTAAACAACTTGGAAAAtgatatatagaaaatagaaggAAAGAGACTATATTAACTTGTATAAACTGATTGATAGTGCAAGAATTTTATCACTATTAATGTATTTTACATGTTCTATCAAGTAACATGGCTTTATTTTTCAGGCTATTATTAGTGTCACTTTTTATGAACAATTGTTTTAACTGATCTAATAGAATTTCACTGCTATCACACgtgtagaagttaatataaaCTCAAAGACAAATTGCAGAAAGGGATAATAGTATTTTGGTCTCTCAATTATTGGTAAATTATGAGTTCCGTCCTTGTGATTTTCGATAAAGCACATTTAACTTCCTATTAGGTAGGAAGTATgttatatttgaaatatttttagaaCTATATTTCTGTGAAATACATGGTGTATAAAGTAATAGTACAAACTTAACATAACAAATCGCTAATCAATTAGTGGTGGAACAATCGGCATATAATCAAGgttattttatgattattcacaAGAAAATGAATCAAAAGTCTATGTTTCAGTTGATTGAAGGTTAAGTATGCTTAGTTAGATATCACAAACACTAACTGATTGTGAGTAACTGTATTTGTTGGAACtatttgaattgaaaaaaaataccaGGAGCAACTTGGAAACATTGCTGGCACCAAAGACTTTATGGACAGCAGCAAACTTCTGGGGTTCATGTGGGGAGAAATAAGGAGAAAAAGGGCATTCCTCAGCGCATCTTCTTCTTAAAAGCTTACAAGCAGcacaaggtgtaacattattCAACGTTGCTCCTCCTGCAGCAGGCCCTAATACCTGTCTTCTGCCCATTTGGTGTTGCATATATAACTGTGAATTAGATGCATCGATCTCTGTCTTTAACTTCTTTCCGATCTCATCCAATCTCTCCCTATTCATCACAACAAGtcaaaaataaattcatttagcGGCGGCCGTGCTAGATAGGCTTTTCGACTAGGGaattcaaaatatgaagaaataaaGCACAAAGAAGACGAGGGATTCAACTTCTACTATtatacatgaaaaataattttaatcttgtAAATCAGATGCGGAATCCAGATTTTTAGTTTACACGCTCTGTATACAAATCATTTATTTTACTAGATTATGACTGGATTATTTGaacacattaaataaatttcttcataCAAATACAAGGTTTGAGCTGCTCAAAGTTCCTGTATTCTACTAACCCGTATCTATTACACTGGAAtaatttgtggaggttgaaagttgcaattcgcggagGTTTTATCTTCCGCTAGCTAATAGTGGAGGCTAAAACctccgcgaattgcaactttcaaccttcgcaaattacccattttttttatagTGAATGTACCATACAACTTTCCAGCGATGAAGATTCGAATGAACCCCTGTGCTCCTAGCTCTGTCCTATACATTAGACCTAATTAATCTAGTTCTTGAAAGggatttaataaataaataaaaaagagaaacttTATTGATTTGAACATGTAAATTTGGTTACGTACCTCTCTCTTGACATTCGAGAAGACCTTAGGTTAGCCTCTATGATGTTGAAGATAAATTGGAAACTAAGATGAAGATTGAGTTTTCAGAGTGagagaggaaaagaagaaagaagagaaatggagaaaaggaGTTCTTAAAAGGCAATTAGACAAAGGTTTTTTGAGAGATAATTAATGTTCTTTcagaagaaatttaaaaaaaataaatttactctCTATCAGAGAGAGACGGTGAAATATTATAGAGTGCCAGCCGAGTCAAAGCGTGCTCACGTGTGACTAATTGCACCAATTGACTTTTCATTCCAACCAAACTTAGGTTTGCTacaccttttctttttcttctttctgtCTCTAGTCTTGTTATTAGTAGTAAAATaataaacttttttaaaacatgaaGTTTTATGTAAAGTCgctattaaaaatatttacgcAATCGGGTAAGTTATAAGTAGTTATGAGTACATTTCTAATGATAAATATAGGTAATCTgatgataaaaataataataacttaTCAACTAAGTGTAGTATAAAATGTTCTTGCACTAATTACATTATTGTTGGTGTACATaacttaaatcaaataaaaacatatctaatatacaaaattttgagaacttatatgttttgtataagAGAATGGTAAACAGAATAGGATGACTTAATGTGAGTGGATTCTCGTTTCCAGCTGATAATAATATGAGATGAATTTAGACAGGTA
This window harbors:
- the LOC132052955 gene encoding LOB domain-containing protein 15; amino-acid sequence: MSRERERLDEIGKKLKTEIDASNSQLYMQHQMGRRQVLGPAAGGATLNNVTPCAACKLLRRRCAEECPFSPYFSPHEPQKFAAVHKVFGASNVSKLLLEVPVGQRADAANSLVYEANVRLRDPVYGCMGAISALQQQLQNLQAEHNAIRAEILRYKYREAANSLIASISTSVAPELPQAPPTPPPPPPPPSVVVVSSSSSSASSASSNLYTPSSSVANFSAITNNSLSYFDQ